CCAAACCTCATTCAGCTGTTGTTGGACTTCAAATGTCAGCATAATTTAACATGACAAtttaggcatgctgggagctgtaaacaaaactttcccccaaatctccagggccagcggctgcattaaaatgcaagaaatcccccaatgagaatcccagctgatgtgagtaaatccggctccctgttctctgttcctgcaattggagttgggagcaataagcacagtttcccagcactgaacaagtctgtccctttatccccatgtctgattcctgtgccatataatgacgggaaaaatgccatcattatctctatatgtaagataacagggagatgatcagtaaaattctcattggtggattctcttgcatctataattacatttttcagcaacttctatagaaaaCTAGAGGGTGCAGTAGGACAGTGGcttggttgggtttacaacccctttaatatttgtcCTTCAGTTATTTTGCATTCTATAATCGGCGCCCCATACCAGTTTTTTATTTGCCAGGATGAAAGTTGAATACGAGAATCTAATAATAATATCTAATTATGACCCCCTGTACCAACCCCCACCCCAAAGGCTCCCCCTGCTGCTAAATATCATTTCTCTTTTACCAGATTCTCCTAAAAATGCAACAGTTATTATATCTGATGGGAAGAAGGAAATGAAAGAAGGTGATGAAGTGAGTTTAACCTGTGCCAGTGATGCCaaccctgctgcaaacaacttTACCTTGTACAGACACTTGAGAAATGAGACTGTAAGGTGGAGAATTGTGCAAAGAAAGAGAATAACTGTGACTGTGGGGTGGGACAGAGATAGATTCTCCTGCAAAGCAAGGAACCCACTGGGAACTGGAAAGTCCAAGATTCTGGAGCTGCAGGTTTTATGTAAGTATTATGTGAATTTTTCTCTGTAGTCTGAACTAGACAATCCATAAAAATAATAGCCAAAACATTAAGTACAGAGGCaaaaacaaataagtaaaaagaaTGCTGCTTAATTGCCCATTGGCTCATTTGTATTGTAATCAGCTGAAGGCTCTGGTGaaaagttttattaaataataatattttaagaATGTAACCCTGGTGTTGCTGAACTAACATTCCCATATCTGATGATATCTTTTAACTCTGTTTATCAATGTTTCTTCAGATAAAGccaaaaatgtcacaataaaaggaaaaaaagaagtgAAGGAAAGAGCAGCCCTGGAGCTTGAATGCCATTTCTCAGACTATAACCCACCAACAACTCAGTACAGCTACAGCTGGTATCTAAATGGGAATCCTGTGAATGGGGAGACTGGCagaatattacagataaataacATTACAGAGTCCCATTCTGGCACCTACAGCTGCAATGTGCAGAACCGAGCGGGACGTTCCAATTCCACAGGCTTTGCTGTCACAGTCATGTGTAAGTATTACAGTGTGTgtgttacattaaaggggaactaaaccctgctgtacTGCACTGtgcaaccaaactttactcagttgttgctggactacaatgtaacatataatgaagggtgaggcatgctgggagctttaGTTAGTGTtgttttcttaaagcaatattgcacaataaaacttttccaaaacttccCTCCAAATCttcagggccagcggctgcattaaaatgcaagaaatcccccaatgagaatcccagctgatgtgagtaaatccggctccctgttctctgttcctgcaattggagttgggagcaataagcacagtttcccagcactgaacaagtctgtccctttatccccatgtctgattcatgtgccatataatgacgggaaaaattacataattatctctatatgtaagataacaggaaGATGATCAGTAAaattctcattggtggattctcttgcatctataattatatttttcagcaacttctatagaaaaCTAGAGGGTGCAGTAGGACAGTGGcttggttgggtttacaacccctttaatatttgtcTTTCAGTTAATTACGTTTTGCATTCTATAATCAGCGCCCCATACCAGTGTTTTATTTGCCAGGATGAAAGTTGAATATGGgaatctaataataataactaattatGACCCCCTGTACCAACCCCCACCCCAATGGCTCCCCTGCTGCTAAATATCATTTCTCTTTTACCAGATTCTCCTAAAAATGTAACAGTTGTTATATCTGATgggaagaaggaaaggaaagaagaTGATAAGGTGCGTTTATCCTGTCTCAGTGATGCCAACCCTGCTGCAGACAACTTTATTTGGTACAAACACGTGAGAAATGAGCCTAAAAAACGGAGACCTGAGCAAAGGCAGAATATAACTGTGACTGTGGGGTGGGACAGAGATAGATTCTCCTGCATTGCAAGGAACCCACGGGGACCTGGAAAGTCCAAGATTTTGGAGCTGCAGGTTTTATGTAAGTATTATGTGAATTTCTCTCTGTAGTCTGAACTAGCCAACTCATCAAAAAATTAGCCAAAACATTAATTACAGAggcaaaagaaaagtaaaaagaatGCTGCCTAATTGCCCCATTGgttcatttgtattttaatgaGCTGAAGGCTCTGGTGAAAAGTTTTATTGAACAATAATATTTTAAGAATGCAACcctggtgttgctgaactacaattcccataacTGATGatatcttttaactctatttaccAATGTTTCTTCAGATAAAGccaaaaatgtcacaataaaaagaaaagatgaagtgaaggaaggagcagcccTGGAGCTTGAATGCCATTTCTCAGACTATAACCCACCAACAACTCAGTACAGCTACAGCTGGTATCTAAATGGGAATCCTGTGAATGGGGAGACTGGCagaatattacagataaataacATTACAGAGTCCCATTCTGGCACCTACAGCTGCAATGTGCAGAACGGAGCGGGACCTTCCTATTCCCCAGGCTTTGCTGTCACACTGATGTGTAAGTATTACAGTGTGTAGGTTACACTAATGGCAACTGGGTTAATTAAAGAGAATTATCAGGCAATTTAAGGCTtaacagtacagaagtcctactattacattaacattacattaacatttatttataaagcgccaacatatcctgcagcgctgtacaataagtgggttacatacattggacatacagagtaacatataaagcaatcaataaccgatacaagaggtgaagagagccctgcccaaaagagcttacactctacattattattattattattaacatttatttataaagcgccaacatatcccgcagcgctgtacaataagtgggttccatacattggacatacagagtaacatataaagcaatcaataaccgatacaggaggtgaagataCTATGCTATACTATACTTCACTATctgaaagtgactcccctgaagaagatgaggggttgagtcaaaggAAGATTACTGTGGAGAACCCTGTTGGCATGAAGGCAGACAGAACCCTTGCTAGATGTAAGGGACTGGGTCTGGGTAAGCGCAGGTCTCTGGGTAATGCCCCTATTGAGTATTGTACTGCTTATgagtgtagggatccccagatttgggccccttaggttcccatttagacaggcactagagggtggcctcgtgggatttggacacctaaaggtggtcctagatgtttttctgctaaaagggagtttcccctgcatttctcaccagcaaccactagatggggtgctgggatataaaagggcatgtAGCCATGTTCTGTTAGTTCTTAGTGTGGGGACTGCCTCTAGACAGAGGTACTCCATATAGCCAGACTTGAGCAAGCAGTTTCATGTTATACTACACTcgaggagtgccatgtaggacaTCTTAGTAAGAATGGGccgacattgcccctccaggagtggtagagcgGTTAAGatccccagcattacatcagctggaagatcAGGGCACACAGTGTCTAGACAGGTGGATCAAGCCCCTACTAGATGGGAAATTCCTAATCAAGGGTCCctgggcgtgagtaccggggtgagtctttgtggagggtccgcctagcgtgagtaccagggagagcccttagagagggtctcttggtgaGAGTACTGGGGGGAACTCCTAGATAAGATCACCTGGTGGGAGTACCGTGGGTAGACCTTTGAGAGAGGTTCTCTATGAGAGGAGTAAAGGAGGAAGTGCCCTGATGTCTTTgttacactcctggagaggtctgcccaaatAAAGATTCACCTGTTTCATCATAACCCTCAGTTTTCAGCTTATTCATACCCAGGATCACCAACCAAGCCAGTAAGaagttaccccagggaggggcaaaacTGCCGGGAGTAGAGTGGATCCCCTGAGGGGCTGAATTATAGTATTAAGTCCCAGGGTGGGGAATACAATCCCACAGTATCCCTGGATGGAGGCACACCATTACTGGAAGAATACCTGTCCCCCAATAGTAAgtggggctcagggctcctgttgcACCAAATAATAGCAGTAGCAGCACTGAATCCATTAAAGTGGGCTACATGAGTATAAGGGGGTGCTGGCAAGCGAGGATGTTGCCGGTTTGTCCAAGGGGAGAAGGTAGGGGATCAGACTTTGgaaaaacctgattggctggctgccccagtgcactgttgggagaaggtgtgcctaggtttggagccaaaaatcagggcgGGACCAGCTGTTTTGacagcttttggaagagagatccagagtaaGTATGTCAATGCCAgttgttgtgagttcagactgcaaagagagaagCCTGCTGGGCTGCTGCTGATTACAGAgccctctgtggaatctctgtgtgtgtctcctGGTGGCGAGGAAAGGTATTGCTTGCCTGCTACGTGGGtgcagccacctttccaaaggggaagacttaagagctcttggggaagggactgaactgaataaaagggttggggtctatccagatccaagttgggactaGGCACCTAAAGAggctgtgccaggagtggatagactgcaaggGTTCCTTAGGGCATTATAATAATTTAcccataaagttgttttacattctatttcaatgGTTATGTACAgtaaagttatccttgctgcaaagtgtgtgctaattatttttcctagtggaaatccaattgaggtgtgctcctcaatgtccactaggtggcggcactgtGCAAAAATCCCAGTTCCCAATATCTTTCACATTGCTAAGACAACACAAAATCTCCTGTTttaagcaagtatacagcccaaaaaagtgagtgtgccaagaaagggttacacagacATTCCCCGATTCCATCACTATAGCTCATGGGGATATCAGTTAAAGTTCATTTCTGCATCTTGCTATGAAGGAATAATGGAATGATAATTTACTGCTATGATGAATACCGTTTTTAATTTTAATGAAGGCTCCACCTACCATTGATCCCACTGCTcagtgcataataataataataataattaatgttaTCATTATATTCAGTATTGATAGATACATTTAATACCAAGGGCAAAAACTATGATAAGCTGCGCATGTGCATGGCACCTATGGCCTGACCTAGTCTATACTAATAGTGTTACACCTATAAATTGTTATTTTCTTCTATTGCAGCCACACAGACTGGACTTCCCATGAGGTTTATACTCGGGGGTGGAGCTGGTGCTGTATTTGTCATACTATTGGTTCTTGGTCTATGTTTAGTTCTTAGGTATGTGATTAGATTTATTTTTGTAGGACTTCATAAAAACAGTAATAATtatggcaaccaataagcagcaaatgtgtatctttttttcccccaaacacATCTAGAAAGTTACAGAAAGGGGAAGATCGAGGAGGAAGAAGAGCTGAGTCCGATTATGAGGTGAGGTTACAAATGTCTGTTTACCACTACAAGCACCCAGCGCTCAGGTCATAAATGTTTCCTTCTTATGGTGTCAGGGTTTATCCTACAAATCGTAACCTTCAAAACAAAACTACAAcacagaggaaaagggaaaaaCTAGATATTGTTTAGTTAGAGGAGATGGAAAGCTACTGATGCAGTTTTGTCTCAAaagattagccacaatagggcAAGCTAGaatgatatatttattctgtagaattctttaccatacctgagtaactgCACTCTTtatttaagaaagcagctgccattttagcttggtctgacttcactttctgtctgcatctctgtgctctgggctcagattacagcagagaggggagggggaggagggaaaAGGCAGTGGGAGGAGCAAGCTAAGCATGCTTAAGCTCGAGCCGTGGTGGTTTGATCTGAGAGAagaaagtctgatactgaagaaacgtgtacagaataaaatgaaagaaattcCCTGTTTCTCTTCACAAAGGACTCACAAAggagcagcattactgtgagtgcttatggctgtatttacatagacctttctgataaagctgacttagtttcaacctttccttctcctttaaaagcacttTATGGGGCATACTAGAAAACCGAGCTCACCAGAGTTTACCGAAAAGGAAATTTTACAGCTAAGGGGGGTCCTTGGTGTAGAAGGGCTGTTCCTTTGTTATACGTATGCCACTGGCAGTTCAGACACTAGCCAGGAAGGGTCACTTTTCTAAAGCATATAAGGGAAGCACCCATGTGCTCTGGGTCCTTTGCTGAGAGATTCTGCCTGAGCAGGTGGGTGGAACCAGATTGGAACCTAGGTCCAGTTTAGGCCTAGTTAGAGACAGAAAACCAACTTAAGAAACTCCCTAACGGGTGTTCCACAACAGACTTCAATTAACTGCACCGTTATTTAGTTGCCTAATTGGACTCACTTAATTAACACAGAGTTTTAGTAGATCGTGAaattaaaatttaacctttattaatttataataaaacttacataagtaataaatagaaaagaaaaaagaaaatccaattAAAAATAGCAGGGGGTATATCAGAGATCTTATCAGTTCTCCAGGGAGCATCAATTGTTAGTTGCTATTTCACTGAGGCTAACATGAGCCTCAAAACAATGTTACCAGTTTCAAAAGCAAACAGAGTTGTATCAATTTCTCTCCACTTCAAATTGCAACTGGAAAGTAGTAGGGAAAGTCCCTCACCAAATTAGTTACAAATGTAACTACCTTCACAGCAGACAGAGAAAGAAAATCTATTAATGCTTGCTAGAAAAAACGGGAGTTTTGGAGTGCTTTTACTACAACACTCCTGTAATATTTGTAACGCTCCCTTTAACAAAGTAATAATATCTAAACAAGTATTGTAGCATATATCAATTGTCCCATCATCCTATAAAGTATGGGATACGTGGGAGTTCCAGGGTGCTTTTTCTACAGCACTTCCATAATGTTCCCAGCGCTCCCCTCTATAAAAAAGGGATATCTGTCACAACGCCGTAGCCTGTATAATTCACCCCACCATAGAGCATATTGTCACCTCCCCGTCCCTGGAGTAAACCACCCTGCACCTAAAATTATACGACCATAATGCACCTTATCAGTTATACCCCATTACGCGATTACTACCCCGCATCAACAGCCACCTCCCCCCAGAAACCACTGTGCccgcccgacgcgcgtttcgctcccTTTCATGGAGCTTTCTCAAGGAAAGGGGGGAGGTGGCTGTTGATGCGGGGTAGTAATCGCGTAATGGGGTATAACTGATAAGGTGCATTATGGTCGTATAATTTTAGGTGCAGGGTGGTTTACTCCAGGGACGGGGAGGTGACAATATGCTCTATGGTGGGGTGAATTATACAGGCTACGGCGTTGTGACAGATATCCCTTTTTTATAGAGGGGAGCGCTGGGAACATTATGGAAGTGCTGTAGTAAAAGCACCCTGGAACTCCCACGTATCCCATACTTTATAGGATGATGGGACAATTGATATATGCTACAATACTTGTTTAGATATTATTACTTTGTTAAAGGGAGCGTTACAAATATTACAGGAGTGTTGTAGTAAAAGCACTCCAAAACTCCCGTTTTTTCTAGCAAGCATTAATAGATTTTCTTTCTCTGTCTGCTGTGAAGGTAGTTACATTTGTAACTAATTTGGTGAGGGACTTTCCCTACTACTTTCCAGTTGCAATTTGAAGTGGAGAGAAATTGATACAACTCTGTTTGCTTTTGAAACTGGTAACATTGTTTTGAGGCTCATGTTAGCCTCAGTGAAATAGCAACTAACAATTGATGCTCCCTGGAGAACTGATAAGATCTCTGATATACCCCCTGCTATTTttaatgggattttcttttttcttttctatttattacttatgtaagttttattataaattaataaaggttaaattttaattTCACGATCTACTAAAACTCTGTGTTAATTAAGTGAGTCCAATTAGGCAACTAAATAACGGTGCAGTTAATTGAAGTCTGTTGTGGAACACCCGTTAGGGAGTTTCTTAAGTTGTTTTTTTGTACATATTAACACTTCATTTGCACGTTTTTTGGAGATTTTTTCTCCATATCTATCTCCTTTATAGAATCTGGTTTAGTTTGATACTTAATTGTGGAGGGTGCAGCTATTCTCTTCTCTCTCTATAATACTAGTTAGAGACAGGCTATCCcttgttataggtcacactaaggggctgatttactaacccacgaatccgacccgaattggaaaagttccgacttgaaaacgaacattttgcgactttttcgtatattttttcggattctgtacgaatttttcgttaccaatacgatttttgcgtaaaaacgcgagtttttcgtatccattacgaaagttgcgtaaaaagttgcgcattttgcgtagcgttaaaacttacgcgaaaagttgcgcatttttcgtagcgttaagttttaacgctacgcaaaatgcgcaactttttacgcaactttcgtaatggataggaaaactcgcgtttttacgcaaaaatcgtattggatccgaaaaaatcgcaaaacatacgaaaaaaatcgcaaagtaccgatcattacgaaaaaaacgcaatcggactccattcgacccgttcgtgggtaagtaaatcagcccctaagtgtgataGATAGGATCAGGGCTAGCTAGATGAGCATCCTGAGCTCCACTGAGGAGATTAGTAAGGATTAGAATCCTGGGTGCACTACTGCCCAGAATAGGGACCAAGTGTACAGATTAAGGGACTAGAGGAATTCACCTGGGTTCCACTTGGGAGGAGATACTGAAAGCtggggcaggcatggattcacagtaaatGTACTCATTTCACAACAAAATTTGATGTGGGAAAAATTaccacgtgacaaaaaaaaatggttgcatgcataaaaaaaatagccgcgctcGTCTTTttttgacaattcttttttggtgagcaacatttttgctgtttcgtgaatttttcgacaTTGCTGttaaatgcaggcagtgctgtattcatggaggACACACAGGGCGGATTACAAAAACAGCTGGTTGCAACCATTGTTTTGCATTTTCTACCCTGCTTTCCACATCCTAAACTAAGTACCGATCTACAGTATGTGTAAATGTGAATAATATACAAACAATTCTTTGTGAAGAAAAAAGAGGAAATTATAATACAGTTCTTTTTGTTAATACTTTTCAATATTTTTGCAGGATGTTCACCCCACTGAAAGCCGCTACACAGCCCTGCAGATGAGAGACATGTCTGATGTAACAAAGGTAAAACAAATAGGGGAAATTTTACCCGTTTTCACCCAAAGTATAAATATGTAACATGCGGGATGCACTGGGACAGATCAAGGAGTCTTTCCAATGGATTCtcatgtcccattttgctttgccaaaaaaaattgcaaaatggcggaaaattaggaaaacaagattttttttttgccatgcagcAAATAttttgcatggcaaatttttgtgcctgttttgcgAAAGAATCTggcaatggtgaaacatggaaatttcaCCCATTGCTAATAACAGGGATGTTAAAGAGAAGGATGCGATTGTAGCTAGTTACtgacacatacagtaaatatacagaaCATACATTAGATGAGTGGAATCCAGATTTTCCTGATGATAAGGGGCAGGTGGGTCCGGGCCAGAAAACACATCCCCtgcaggttacatagttacatagttacatagggttgaaaaaagtgtccagtgtccatcaagttcaacctatccaagtaaacccagcacacctaacccacacctaccaatctatacactcacatacataaactataaatacaaccactagtactaactgtagatattagtatcacaatagccttggatattttgattgttcaagaactcatccaggcccctcttaaaggcattaacagaatctgccattaccacatcactaggaagggcattccacaacctcactgccctcaccgtgaggaaccccctacccaacatcccccggcagggcattccccaaccccctcactgccctcaccgtgaggaaccccctacccaacatccccaggcagggcattccccaaccccctcactgccctcaccgtgaggaaccccctacccaacaccccccggcagggcattccccaacctcactgccctcaccgtgaggaaccccctacccaacatcccccggcagggcattccccaacccactcactgccctcaccgtgaggaaccccctacccaacatcccccggcagggcattccccaacctcattgccctcaccgtgaggaaccccctacccaacatcccccggcagggcattccccaacctcactgccctcaccgtgaggaaccccctacccaacatcccccggcagggcattgcccaaccccctcaccgtgaaaaaccacctacgctgcttcaaatggaagcttcgttcctctaatctaaaggggtgacctctggtgcgttgattgtttttatgggaaaaaagaacatcccccatctgcctataatcccctctaatgtacttgtacagattgTACAGGTTGGGTGCCCTCACCCCACCCATGGTGTCATTATGGCCCACT
The sequence above is a segment of the Xenopus tropicalis strain Nigerian chromosome 7, UCB_Xtro_10.0, whole genome shotgun sequence genome. Coding sequences within it:
- the LOC108645196 gene encoding B-cell receptor CD22 — encoded protein: MMERYRHLHRIILMVVLQGGFPGSYSQDWAITLPESIRALRGSCVEIPCTFTLPRGNKGFNLIWYRETKHSSNIIFSQQDPSDVSEGYRGRTSRVGNEPNSCSLRINDVQESGTYYPYIHGNCDVISECQRVRVQVSDSPKNATVIISDGKKEMKEDKAKNVTIKGKKEVKERAALELECHFSDYNPPTTQYSYSWYLNGNPVNGETGRILQINNITESHSGTYSCNVQNRAGRSNSTGFAVTVMYSPKNVTVVISDGKKERKEDDKVRLSCLSDANPAADNFIWYKHVRNEPKKRRPEQRQNITVTVGWDRDRFSCIARNPRGPGKSKILELQVLYKAKNVTIKRKDEVKEGAALELECHFSDYNPPTTQYSYSWYLNGNPVNGETGRILQINNITESHSGTYSCNVQNGAGPSYSPGFAVTLMSTQTGLPMRFILGGGAGAVFVILLVLGLCLVLRKLQKGEDRGGRRAESDYEDVHPTESRYTALQMRDMSDVTKNPQATESPYTALQTRDTDVYEVIKKSVPPVVKYKSPKSISNVDPNDCSKVRLPLSSSYTQPKALSFPDDY